One segment of Pseudomonas sp. FP2196 DNA contains the following:
- a CDS encoding oxidoreductase — protein MYLTPQHVLLAGATGLTGEHLLDRLLNEPTITRVLAPSRRPLAEHPHLENPVGDPQAFLPQLSGRVDIAYCCLGTTIKQAGSEAAFRAVDLDMVVAFAKRAREMGARHLIVISAIGADPKSSVFYNRVKGEMEQALRAQDWPQLTICRPSLLLGERTEPRLGEQLAAPFSKLIPGKYRGIEACQLARAMWRLALEEQDGVRVIESDELRKLGK, from the coding sequence ATGTACTTGACGCCTCAGCACGTATTGCTTGCCGGAGCCACCGGTTTGACCGGTGAACATCTACTCGACCGTTTGCTCAACGAGCCAACGATTACCCGCGTGCTTGCCCCCTCCCGTCGACCATTGGCCGAACATCCGCATCTGGAAAACCCGGTCGGCGACCCACAGGCGTTTTTGCCGCAACTGAGCGGTCGCGTCGACATCGCCTATTGCTGCCTCGGCACGACGATCAAACAGGCCGGCTCCGAAGCTGCGTTTCGCGCGGTGGATCTGGACATGGTGGTGGCGTTCGCCAAACGTGCTCGGGAAATGGGCGCGCGGCATCTGATCGTGATCAGTGCAATCGGGGCCGATCCGAAGTCTTCGGTTTTTTACAACCGCGTCAAAGGGGAAATGGAACAGGCATTGCGCGCGCAGGACTGGCCGCAACTGACCATTTGCCGGCCGTCACTATTGCTCGGGGAACGTACCGAGCCACGTCTGGGCGAGCAGCTTGCCGCGCCGTTTTCAAAATTGATTCCCGGCAAATACCGCGGGATCGAGGCGTGCCAATTGGCGCGGGCGATGTGGCGTCTGGCGCTGGAAGAACAGGATGGGGTGCGGGTGATCGAGTCGGATGAACTGAGGAAACTCGGTAAATAA
- a CDS encoding YceK/YidQ family lipoprotein → MNKLLVVCLALQLSGCATARTLDAAKPGAPVVYSGTRLDLYALNGGCCAMDRFGAEAPSYPGVDLPASALLDTLLLPLSLLTVLGVSFQATGGL, encoded by the coding sequence ATGAATAAACTGCTGGTGGTTTGTCTGGCGCTGCAACTGAGCGGGTGCGCCACGGCGCGCACGCTCGATGCGGCCAAACCGGGAGCACCCGTGGTGTATTCGGGAACGCGGCTGGATTTGTATGCGTTGAATGGCGGGTGTTGCGCGATGGATCGGTTTGGGGCAGAGGCGCCGAGCTATCCGGGTGTGGACCTGCCGGCGAGTGCGTTGCTCGATACGCTGCTGTTGCCGCTGTCTTTACTCACCGTGCTCGGCGTGAGTTTTCAGGCAACTGGCGGATTGTAA
- the ubiX gene encoding flavin prenyltransferase UbiX, protein MNTRLESNGPERITLAMTGASGAQYGLRLLDCLVREDREVHFLISKAAQLVMATETDVTLPPKPQMMQAFLTEYTGAAAGQIRVYGKEDWMSPVASGSGAPAAMVVVPCSTGTLSAIATGACNNLIERAADVTLKERRQLILVPREAPYSSIHLEHMLKLSNMGVTILPASPGFYHQPQTIDDLIDFVVARILNLLGIPQDMLPRWGEHHLSSDE, encoded by the coding sequence ATGAACACTCGTTTGGAGAGCAATGGCCCCGAACGCATCACGCTGGCGATGACCGGCGCCTCAGGCGCGCAGTACGGTTTGCGCCTGCTCGATTGTCTGGTGCGGGAAGATCGCGAGGTGCACTTCCTGATCTCCAAGGCTGCGCAACTGGTGATGGCCACCGAAACCGATGTCACGCTGCCGCCCAAGCCGCAGATGATGCAGGCGTTCCTCACCGAATACACCGGAGCTGCCGCCGGGCAGATCCGCGTGTACGGCAAGGAAGACTGGATGTCGCCGGTGGCTTCCGGCTCCGGCGCACCCGCGGCAATGGTCGTGGTGCCGTGCTCGACCGGCACGCTGTCGGCGATTGCCACCGGTGCCTGCAACAACCTCATTGAACGAGCGGCGGACGTGACGTTGAAAGAGCGTCGCCAGTTGATTCTGGTGCCGCGCGAGGCGCCGTATTCGAGCATTCATCTGGAGCACATGCTCAAGCTGTCGAACATGGGTGTGACCATCCTGCCAGCCTCGCCGGGTTTCTATCACCAGCCGCAGACCATCGATGACCTGATCGATTTCGTTGTCGCGCGGATTCTCAATCTGCTGGGGATTCCTCAGGACATGCTGCCGCGTTGGGGCGAGCATCATTTGAGCAGCGATGAATAA
- the mpl gene encoding UDP-N-acetylmuramate:L-alanyl-gamma-D-glutamyl-meso-diaminopimelate ligase, protein MHIHILGICGTFMGSMAVLAKELGHHVTGSDANVYPPMSTQLEAQGIQLTQGYDPAQLDPAPDLVVIGNAMSRGNPAVEYVLNKGLPYVSGPQWLADHVLQGRWVLAVAGTHGKTTTSSMLAWVLEHAGMSPGFLIGGVPQNFSVSARLGGTPFFVIEADEYDSAFFDKRSKFVHYRPRTAILNNLEFDHADIFPDLPAIERQFHHLVRTIPSEGLVIHPTTEPALQRVIEMGCWTPVQTTGAGGQWQVKLLSEDGSAFEVMFEGVSQGTVEWELTGQHNVANALAALAAARHVGVVPSMGIAGLSAFKNVKRRMEKVAEVRGITIYDDFAHHPTAIATTLDGLRKRIGDAPLIAIIEPRSNSMKLGAHRDGLPDSVVDADQVIWYAPANLGWDLGATAALCTVPSIVSDSLEGIIERVKSQAQPGTHVVIMSNGGFGGLHGKLAEALQ, encoded by the coding sequence ATGCACATTCATATTCTGGGTATCTGCGGGACTTTCATGGGCTCGATGGCGGTGCTGGCCAAAGAGCTGGGCCATCACGTGACCGGCTCCGACGCCAACGTCTATCCGCCGATGAGCACGCAGCTTGAGGCCCAGGGCATTCAACTGACTCAAGGCTACGATCCGGCCCAACTCGATCCGGCGCCGGATCTGGTGGTGATCGGCAACGCTATGTCCCGCGGCAATCCGGCGGTGGAATATGTGCTGAACAAAGGCCTGCCATACGTCTCCGGCCCGCAGTGGCTGGCTGATCATGTGCTGCAAGGTCGCTGGGTGCTGGCCGTCGCCGGCACCCACGGCAAAACCACCACCAGCAGCATGCTCGCCTGGGTGCTGGAACACGCCGGCATGAGCCCGGGTTTCCTCATCGGCGGCGTGCCGCAGAATTTCTCGGTGTCGGCACGTCTGGGCGGCACGCCGTTCTTCGTGATCGAGGCTGACGAGTACGACAGCGCATTCTTCGACAAACGTTCGAAGTTCGTTCACTACCGCCCACGCACCGCGATCCTCAACAACCTTGAGTTCGATCACGCAGACATCTTCCCTGATCTGCCGGCGATCGAGCGGCAATTCCACCATTTGGTACGCACGATTCCGAGCGAAGGCCTGGTGATCCACCCGACCACCGAGCCTGCGTTGCAGCGAGTGATCGAAATGGGCTGCTGGACTCCGGTGCAGACCACCGGGGCCGGCGGTCAGTGGCAGGTCAAATTGCTCAGCGAAGACGGCTCAGCCTTCGAGGTGATGTTCGAAGGCGTGTCCCAAGGCACGGTCGAGTGGGAGCTGACCGGTCAGCACAACGTCGCCAACGCATTGGCCGCGCTGGCTGCCGCGCGTCACGTCGGTGTCGTGCCGTCGATGGGCATCGCCGGGTTAAGCGCGTTCAAGAACGTCAAACGTCGCATGGAGAAAGTCGCTGAGGTTCGCGGTATCACCATTTACGACGACTTCGCCCACCACCCGACGGCGATTGCCACCACCCTCGACGGCCTGCGCAAGCGCATCGGCGACGCACCGCTGATTGCGATCATCGAACCGCGCTCCAACTCGATGAAGCTCGGCGCGCACCGCGACGGTTTGCCAGACAGCGTGGTCGATGCCGATCAGGTGATCTGGTACGCCCCGGCCAACCTTGGCTGGGATCTGGGCGCCACCGCTGCGCTGTGCACCGTGCCTTCGATTGTCAGCGATTCGCTGGAAGGCATCATCGAACGCGTGAAGAGCCAGGCTCAGCCCGGCACTCACGTCGTGATCATGAGCAACGGCGGCTTCGGCGGCCTGCACGGCAAACTCGCCGAGGCGCTGCAATGA
- a CDS encoding sigma-54-dependent Fis family transcriptional regulator, with product MHDNHLSRHAQQVLTATQGKPHLHGPGADPSIARSWLRCLEDYHLDPALSMAPTVLEHGRVLESRERLQQVLQIAGNEMSSLHQQLSGAGHAVLLTDARGVILNCVTAPAERKIFERAGLWLGADWSEACEGTNGIGTCLVERQALTIHQDEHFRGRHTGLTCSASPVFDPHGELLAVLDVSSARHDVSRQSQFHTMALVNLSAKMIESCYFLRCFDNQWLLRFHLQAESVGLFSEGLLAFDGEGRISAVNQSALNLLGHIRGGLLGKPVEAFFDCSLDELLGRASANASASWPLRTRDGRHLFAVLRGESRKPLPIVPVPVVAQAPRLSGICLGDATLQADFRKALRVFERDVPLLINGETGSGKEAFAKAVHQASPRSDKAFVALNCAAIPESLIESELFGYRGGSFTGARKDGMRGKLQQADGGTLFLDEIGDMPLALQTRLLRVLEDRQVVPIGGEPEAVNVRIISATHRNLLERVADGSFREDLYYRLNGLEVALPALRERSDKAQLLDFLLAEEASGETILIEEPARQALLAFNWPGNVRQLRNVLRTLAALCDEGRIGLEDLPAMIRQVRPAVQLRASESDHPLEDAERSALLGALEQTRWHMTQTALQLGVSRNTLYRKLRKHGIERCVS from the coding sequence ATGCACGACAACCATTTGAGTCGCCATGCCCAACAGGTTCTCACCGCCACTCAAGGCAAACCGCACCTGCACGGGCCCGGAGCCGATCCGTCGATTGCCCGCTCGTGGCTGCGCTGTCTTGAGGATTATCACCTCGACCCCGCGCTGAGCATGGCGCCCACCGTGCTTGAGCACGGGCGCGTCCTCGAAAGCCGCGAACGTCTGCAGCAGGTGTTGCAGATCGCCGGCAATGAAATGAGCAGCCTTCATCAACAGCTTTCCGGCGCCGGCCATGCGGTGCTGCTGACTGACGCGCGTGGAGTAATCCTCAATTGCGTCACCGCGCCGGCCGAGCGCAAGATTTTCGAGCGCGCCGGCCTCTGGCTCGGCGCCGACTGGAGCGAAGCCTGTGAAGGCACCAACGGCATCGGCACATGTCTGGTCGAGCGTCAGGCACTGACCATTCACCAGGACGAACACTTTCGCGGACGCCACACCGGCCTGACCTGCTCGGCGAGTCCGGTGTTCGATCCGCACGGCGAGTTGCTGGCAGTGCTCGACGTGTCTTCGGCGCGCCACGATGTCTCGCGCCAGAGCCAGTTTCACACCATGGCGCTGGTCAATCTGTCGGCGAAGATGATCGAGAGTTGCTACTTCCTGCGCTGCTTCGATAACCAATGGCTGCTGCGTTTCCACTTGCAGGCCGAGTCCGTCGGGCTGTTCAGCGAAGGGCTGTTGGCGTTCGACGGGGAAGGGCGGATCAGTGCGGTCAACCAGAGTGCGCTGAACTTGCTTGGGCACATTCGGGGTGGATTGCTGGGCAAACCGGTGGAGGCTTTTTTCGATTGTTCGCTCGATGAATTGCTTGGCCGTGCGAGTGCCAATGCCAGCGCCAGTTGGCCGTTGCGCACCCGCGATGGCCGGCATCTGTTTGCCGTGTTGCGTGGCGAATCGCGCAAGCCGCTGCCGATCGTGCCGGTGCCGGTTGTCGCCCAGGCTCCTCGGTTGTCGGGTATCTGCCTCGGCGACGCGACATTGCAAGCGGACTTTCGCAAAGCCCTGCGCGTGTTCGAGCGTGATGTGCCGTTGTTGATCAATGGCGAAACCGGCTCCGGCAAAGAGGCCTTCGCCAAAGCGGTGCATCAGGCCAGCCCGCGATCGGATAAAGCCTTCGTCGCTCTGAATTGCGCGGCCATTCCTGAGAGCCTGATCGAGAGCGAGCTGTTCGGCTATCGCGGCGGCAGCTTCACCGGCGCACGCAAGGACGGCATGCGTGGCAAGTTGCAGCAGGCCGATGGCGGCACGTTGTTCCTCGATGAAATTGGCGACATGCCGCTGGCCTTGCAGACGCGTTTGCTGCGGGTGCTGGAAGATCGGCAAGTGGTGCCGATTGGTGGCGAACCGGAAGCAGTCAACGTGCGGATCATCAGCGCGACCCACCGCAATCTGCTGGAACGGGTTGCGGATGGCAGCTTCCGCGAGGATCTGTATTACCGACTCAACGGGCTGGAGGTGGCGTTGCCTGCTTTGCGCGAGCGCAGTGATAAAGCGCAGTTGCTGGATTTTCTGCTGGCCGAGGAGGCGAGCGGGGAAACGATTCTGATTGAAGAGCCGGCGCGTCAGGCCTTGCTGGCGTTCAACTGGCCGGGGAATGTGCGGCAGTTGCGTAATGTGCTGCGCACGCTGGCGGCGTTGTGTGATGAAGGGCGGATCGGGCTGGAGGATTTGCCGGCGATGATTCGGCAGGTGCGGCCGGCAGTTCAGTTGAGAGCGTCTGAATCCGATCATCCGCTTGAAGACGCCGAGCGGTCGGCGTTGCTCGGGGCGCTGGAGCAAACGCGGTGGCACATGACGCAGACGGCGCTGCAGCTCGGCGTCAGCCGTAACACCCTTTATAGAAAGCTGCGCAAACACGGGATTGAACGGTGTGTCAGTTAG
- a CDS encoding aldehyde dehydrogenase family protein: MRYAHPGTEGAKVSFKSKYGNYIGGEFVAPVKGQYFTNTSPVNGQPIAEFPRSTAEDIDKALDAAHAAADAWGATSVQARSLILLKIADRIEANLELLAITETWDNGKAIRETLNADIPLAADHFRYYAGCIRAQEGSAAEIDGNTVAYHIHEPLGVVGQIIPWNFPILMAAWKLAPALAAGNCVVLKPAEQTPLGISVLVELIGDLLPPGVLNVVQGFGKEAGEALATSKRIAKIAFTGSTPVGSHIMKCAAENIIPSTVELGGKSPNIFFEDIMQAEPTFIEKAAEGLVLAFFNQGEVCTCPSRALVQESIYDEFMAVVMKKVLQIKRGDPLDTDTMVGAQASEQQFDKILSYLEIAKGEGAELLTGGKVEKLEGNLSTGYYIQPTLLKGTNKMRVFQEEIFGPVVSITTFKDEAEALAIANDTEFGLGAGLWTRDINRAYRMGRAIKAGRVWTNCYHLYPAHAAFGGYKKSGVGRETHKMMLDHYQQTKNLLVSYDINPLGFF, encoded by the coding sequence ATGCGTTACGCCCACCCCGGTACTGAAGGTGCCAAAGTTTCGTTCAAGAGCAAATACGGTAACTACATCGGTGGCGAGTTCGTCGCGCCGGTCAAAGGTCAGTACTTCACCAACACCTCGCCAGTGAATGGCCAGCCAATTGCCGAATTCCCGCGCTCCACTGCCGAAGACATCGACAAGGCACTGGACGCCGCCCACGCCGCCGCTGACGCCTGGGGTGCGACCTCGGTGCAGGCGCGCTCGCTGATCCTGCTGAAAATCGCCGATCGCATCGAAGCCAACCTCGAACTGCTGGCGATCACCGAAACCTGGGACAACGGCAAAGCCATCCGCGAAACCCTCAATGCCGACATCCCGCTCGCCGCCGACCACTTCCGCTACTACGCCGGCTGCATCCGCGCCCAGGAAGGCAGCGCTGCCGAAATCGACGGCAACACCGTGGCTTATCACATTCACGAACCACTGGGCGTGGTCGGTCAGATCATCCCGTGGAACTTCCCCATCCTGATGGCCGCGTGGAAACTGGCGCCAGCCCTGGCTGCCGGTAACTGCGTGGTGCTCAAGCCTGCCGAGCAGACTCCGCTAGGTATTTCCGTGCTGGTCGAACTGATCGGCGACCTGCTGCCGCCGGGCGTGCTGAACGTTGTTCAGGGCTTCGGCAAAGAGGCCGGCGAAGCGCTGGCGACCAGCAAACGCATCGCCAAGATTGCCTTTACCGGCTCGACCCCGGTTGGCTCGCACATCATGAAATGCGCTGCTGAAAACATCATTCCGTCCACCGTGGAACTGGGCGGCAAATCGCCGAACATCTTCTTCGAAGACATCATGCAGGCCGAGCCAACCTTCATTGAGAAAGCCGCCGAAGGGCTGGTGCTGGCGTTCTTCAACCAAGGCGAAGTCTGCACCTGCCCTTCTCGCGCACTGGTTCAGGAATCGATCTACGACGAATTCATGGCCGTCGTGATGAAGAAAGTCCTGCAAATCAAACGGGGCGACCCGCTGGACACCGACACCATGGTTGGCGCGCAGGCATCCGAGCAGCAATTCGACAAGATTCTTTCGTACCTGGAAATCGCCAAGGGCGAAGGCGCCGAACTGCTGACTGGCGGCAAGGTGGAAAAACTCGAGGGCAATCTGTCGACTGGCTATTACATCCAGCCGACCCTGCTCAAGGGCACCAACAAGATGCGCGTGTTCCAGGAAGAAATCTTTGGCCCGGTGGTGAGCATCACTACCTTCAAGGACGAAGCCGAAGCCCTCGCCATCGCCAACGACACCGAGTTCGGCCTCGGCGCCGGCCTGTGGACCCGCGACATCAACCGCGCCTACCGTATGGGCCGGGCAATCAAGGCCGGTCGCGTGTGGACCAACTGCTACCACCTGTACCCGGCCCACGCCGCGTTCGGCGGGTACAAGAAGTCCGGCGTCGGCCGTGAAACCCACAAGATGATGCTCGACCACTATCAGCAGACCAAAAACCTGCTGGTGAGCTACGACATCAATCCGTTGGGCTTCTTCTAA
- the eat gene encoding ethanolamine permease, protein MPSESPAGAPATGSSVDFEKVGSDYFQQRELKKGAAGWVLLVGLGVAYVISGDYAGWNFGLAQGGWGGMFLATLLMATMYLCMCFSLAELSSMIPTAGGGYGFARSAFGPWGGFLTGTAILIEYAIAPAAIAVFIGAYCESLFGIGGWMIYLAFYIIFIAIHIFGVGEALKLMFVITAIAALALGVFLVAMVPHFDVANLLDIPVTSATGASSFLPFGYVGVWAAIPYAIWFFLAVEGVPLAAEETKNPKRDLPRGLIGAMLVLLAFALLILIVGPGGAGANSLLTSGNPLVEALSKAYGGSTWMGGFVNLVGLAGLIASFFSIIYAYSRQIFALSRAGYLPRKLSETNKSKAPVLALVIPGIIGFGLSLTGQGDLLILVAVFGATISYVLMMAAHITLRIRRPKMDRPYRTPGGIFTSGVALVLACIAVIAGFLVDPRVVIGAAIIYGVLIAYFAFYSRHHLVAGTPEEEFAAIQKAEEALH, encoded by the coding sequence ATGCCTAGCGAATCTCCTGCTGGCGCTCCGGCGACCGGCTCTTCCGTCGACTTCGAAAAAGTCGGCTCGGACTACTTCCAACAACGCGAATTGAAAAAAGGTGCCGCCGGCTGGGTTCTGCTGGTCGGGCTCGGTGTCGCGTATGTGATCTCAGGCGATTATGCCGGCTGGAACTTCGGCCTGGCGCAAGGCGGTTGGGGCGGCATGTTCCTCGCGACACTGCTGATGGCCACCATGTACTTGTGCATGTGCTTTTCCCTGGCTGAACTGTCCTCGATGATCCCCACCGCCGGTGGCGGCTACGGTTTTGCCCGCAGCGCCTTCGGCCCCTGGGGCGGCTTCCTGACGGGTACTGCGATCCTCATCGAATACGCCATCGCCCCGGCCGCGATTGCCGTGTTCATCGGCGCTTATTGCGAATCGTTGTTTGGCATTGGCGGCTGGATGATTTATCTGGCGTTCTACATCATTTTTATCGCCATCCACATCTTCGGGGTTGGCGAAGCGTTGAAGCTGATGTTCGTGATCACGGCCATCGCCGCTCTGGCGCTCGGTGTATTTCTGGTGGCCATGGTGCCGCACTTTGACGTCGCCAATTTGCTCGACATTCCTGTGACCAGCGCTACCGGCGCCAGCAGCTTCCTGCCGTTCGGCTACGTCGGCGTATGGGCGGCTATTCCTTACGCGATCTGGTTCTTCCTCGCTGTGGAAGGTGTGCCGCTGGCCGCCGAAGAAACCAAAAATCCGAAACGCGACCTGCCACGCGGGCTCATCGGCGCCATGCTGGTGCTGCTGGCGTTTGCCCTGCTGATTTTGATCGTCGGGCCCGGCGGCGCCGGTGCCAACTCGCTGCTGACGTCGGGCAACCCGCTGGTTGAAGCCTTGAGCAAAGCCTACGGCGGCTCGACCTGGATGGGCGGTTTCGTCAATCTCGTGGGCCTGGCCGGGCTGATCGCCAGTTTCTTCTCGATCATCTACGCCTATTCGCGGCAGATTTTCGCCTTGTCCCGGGCAGGCTACCTGCCGCGCAAATTGTCCGAGACCAACAAAAGCAAGGCACCGGTGCTCGCGCTGGTGATTCCGGGGATCATCGGTTTCGGGCTGTCACTGACTGGCCAGGGCGACTTGCTGATTCTGGTGGCGGTGTTCGGCGCGACCATTTCCTACGTGCTGATGATGGCCGCGCACATCACGCTGCGCATCCGCCGCCCCAAAATGGATCGTCCGTACCGTACGCCCGGCGGCATCTTCACCTCAGGTGTTGCGCTGGTATTGGCCTGCATCGCCGTGATTGCGGGTTTCCTGGTCGATCCGCGGGTCGTGATCGGCGCCGCTATCATCTATGGAGTGTTAATTGCTTACTTTGCTTTCTACAGTCGACATCACTTGGTAGCAGGCACGCCGGAAGAAGAATTTGCGGCGATTCAGAAAGCCGAAGAAGCCCTGCACTGA
- a CDS encoding ethanolamine ammonia-lyase subunit EutB, protein MASFAHTVGAQTYRFESLKDVMAKASPARSGDFLAGVAALNDGERVAAQMALADIPLTHFLQEALIPYESDEVTRLIIDTHDKQAFAVISHLTVGGFRDWLLSDAADETSLRALAPGLTPEMVAAVSKIMRVQDLVLVAQKIRVVTKFRGTLGLPGRLSTRLQPNHPTDEPSGIAASILDGLLYGNGDAMIGINPATDSIASICAMLEMLDAIIQRYDIPTQACVLTHVTTSIEAINRGVPLDLVFQSIAGTEAANASFGINLNVLQEGYDAGLSLNRGTLGQNLMYFETGQGSALSANAHHGVDQQTCETRAYAVARHFKPFLVNTVVGFIGPEYLYNGKQIIRAGLEDHFCGKLLGVPMGCDICYTNHAEADQDDMDTLLTLLGVAGINFIMGIPGSDDIMLNYQTTSFHDALYARQTLGLKPAPEFEQWLANMGIFTQADGRVRFGNNLPPAFRQALAQLG, encoded by the coding sequence ATGGCGAGTTTCGCTCACACGGTCGGCGCCCAGACCTATCGCTTCGAAAGCCTCAAGGACGTCATGGCCAAGGCCAGCCCGGCACGTTCGGGGGATTTTCTGGCCGGCGTCGCCGCGCTTAACGACGGCGAGCGGGTGGCCGCGCAAATGGCGCTGGCCGACATTCCGCTCACGCATTTCCTGCAAGAAGCGCTGATTCCTTATGAGTCCGATGAAGTCACCCGCCTGATCATCGACACCCACGACAAACAAGCCTTCGCCGTGATCAGCCACCTCACCGTCGGCGGTTTCCGCGACTGGCTGCTCAGTGACGCCGCCGATGAAACCAGTCTGCGCGCTCTCGCCCCCGGCCTGACGCCGGAAATGGTCGCTGCCGTGTCGAAGATCATGCGCGTCCAGGACTTGGTGCTGGTGGCGCAGAAAATCCGCGTCGTCACAAAATTTCGCGGCACCCTTGGCCTGCCTGGGCGTCTGTCGACCCGGTTGCAACCGAACCACCCGACCGACGAGCCGTCCGGCATCGCCGCAAGCATTCTCGACGGCCTGCTGTACGGTAACGGCGACGCGATGATAGGCATCAACCCGGCCACCGACAGCATCGCCTCGATCTGCGCCATGCTGGAAATGCTCGACGCGATCATCCAGCGCTACGACATCCCGACCCAGGCCTGCGTGCTGACCCACGTCACCACCTCCATCGAAGCGATCAACCGAGGGGTGCCGCTGGATCTGGTGTTCCAGTCGATTGCCGGCACTGAAGCGGCAAACGCCAGTTTCGGCATCAATCTGAATGTCTTGCAGGAAGGCTATGACGCCGGGTTGAGCCTGAATCGCGGCACCCTCGGGCAGAACCTGATGTATTTCGAAACCGGCCAGGGCAGTGCCCTGTCGGCCAACGCCCACCACGGCGTCGATCAGCAGACCTGCGAGACACGGGCCTACGCCGTGGCGCGTCATTTCAAGCCGTTTCTGGTGAACACCGTCGTAGGATTTATCGGCCCGGAATACCTCTACAACGGCAAACAGATCATTCGCGCCGGCCTCGAAGACCACTTCTGTGGCAAGTTGCTCGGCGTGCCGATGGGCTGCGACATCTGCTACACCAACCACGCCGAAGCCGATCAGGACGACATGGACACCCTGCTGACCCTCTTGGGCGTGGCCGGGATCAATTTCATCATGGGCATCCCCGGCTCCGACGACATCATGCTCAATTACCAGACCACTTCGTTCCACGACGCGCTTTACGCACGCCAGACGCTGGGCTTGAAACCGGCACCTGAGTTCGAACAGTGGCTGGCCAACATGGGCATCTTCACTCAGGCTGACGGCAGGGTCCGCTTCGGCAACAACCTGCCGCCGGCCTTCCGCCAAGCCCTGGCGCAACTGGGATGA
- the eutC gene encoding ethanolamine ammonia-lyase subunit EutC: protein MSLMEKPPVDPQNPWLELRRLTPARIALGRTGTSLPTSAQLDFQFAHAQARDAVHLPFDHAELSAQLSERGRESLLLHSAAVDRNSYLQRPDLGRKLSDESAQTLHDYAAAHPGGVDLAIVVADGLSALAVHRHTLPFLARMEDQMSADGWSIAPIVLVEQGRVAVGDEIGQLLGAKMVVMLIGERPGLSSPDSLGLYFTYNPKIGLTDAYRNCISNVRLEGLSYGMAAHRLLYLMREACRRQLSGVNLKDEAQVQTLESDAGADMKGNFLLGPPPT, encoded by the coding sequence ATGAGCCTTATGGAAAAACCGCCCGTCGACCCGCAAAACCCATGGCTGGAACTGCGCCGCCTGACCCCGGCACGGATCGCTCTTGGCCGCACCGGCACCAGTTTGCCGACCAGTGCCCAGCTTGATTTTCAATTTGCCCACGCGCAGGCGCGGGATGCAGTGCATCTGCCGTTCGATCATGCAGAACTCAGCGCGCAACTCAGTGAGCGCGGGCGCGAAAGCCTGCTTTTGCACAGCGCAGCAGTGGATCGCAACAGTTACCTGCAACGTCCGGATCTGGGGCGCAAGCTCAGTGACGAGTCAGCGCAGACCTTGCACGATTACGCAGCCGCGCATCCGGGCGGCGTCGATCTGGCGATTGTCGTGGCCGACGGTTTGTCAGCACTGGCGGTGCATCGGCATACGTTGCCGTTTCTCGCTCGCATGGAAGATCAGATGAGTGCTGACGGATGGTCCATTGCGCCCATCGTTCTGGTGGAACAGGGACGGGTCGCCGTCGGTGATGAAATCGGTCAACTGCTCGGCGCAAAAATGGTCGTGATGCTGATTGGTGAGCGCCCGGGCCTGAGTTCGCCAGACAGCCTCGGTTTATATTTCACCTACAATCCAAAAATCGGACTGACCGATGCCTACCGAAATTGCATTTCCAACGTACGGCTTGAGGGATTGAGCTACGGCATGGCCGCGCATCGCTTGCTGTATCTGATGCGCGAAGCCTGTCGGCGGCAGTTGTCGGGGGTCAATCTGAAGGACGAAGCACAGGTTCAGACGCTGGAGTCGGACGCAGGGGCGGATATGAAAGGAAACTTCCTACTCGGCCCGCCCCCAACCTGA
- a CDS encoding N-acetyltransferase, with product MRIIQATLEHLDLLTPLFVKYREFYGSLPYPDSSRAFLEKRLRRKESVIYLALADDDDKKLMGFCQLYPSFSSLSLKRVWILNDIYVAEDARRQLVADNLIRTAKKMAKETQAVRMRVSTSSNNEVAQKTYESIGFKEDTEFKNYVLPISEEL from the coding sequence ATGCGGATTATTCAAGCGACCCTCGAACATCTGGATTTGTTGACCCCGTTGTTCGTCAAATATCGCGAGTTCTACGGCTCCCTGCCTTACCCGGATTCCTCCCGCGCGTTCCTCGAAAAACGCCTGCGCCGCAAAGAATCGGTGATCTATCTGGCCCTGGCCGATGATGACGACAAGAAGCTCATGGGTTTCTGCCAGCTGTATCCAAGCTTCTCCTCGCTATCACTCAAACGCGTGTGGATCCTCAACGACATCTATGTCGCCGAAGATGCCCGACGCCAATTGGTCGCCGACAACCTGATCCGCACCGCGAAGAAAATGGCCAAGGAAACCCAAGCCGTGCGCATGCGCGTTTCCACCAGCAGCAACAACGAAGTCGCGCAGAAAACCTATGAGTCCATCGGATTCAAGGAAGACACCGAGTTCAAGAACTATGTGCTGCCGATCAGCGAAGAGCTCTGA